A window of the Candidatus Delongbacteria bacterium genome harbors these coding sequences:
- the frr gene encoding ribosome recycling factor, producing MSHDIIEKCKHHMDRAVEEVKHTFSSVRAGKASPAILDPIRVDYYGTPTPLNQVANLSCPEPRLIVIQPWERKLISAIEKAIQNSDLNLNPSNDGMVVRVPLPELSEERRRDLVKHVHKLAEEGRVAVRNVRRDMNEHLKKALKASEISEDDEHRLLKEVQDLTDQHIKKVDELVRVKETDIMAV from the coding sequence ATGAGCCACGACATCATCGAGAAGTGCAAGCACCACATGGACCGCGCGGTGGAAGAGGTCAAGCACACCTTCAGCTCCGTTCGGGCGGGCAAGGCCTCGCCGGCCATCCTGGACCCCATCCGGGTGGATTACTACGGCACGCCCACGCCCCTGAACCAGGTGGCCAACCTGAGTTGCCCCGAACCCCGGCTGATCGTCATCCAGCCCTGGGAGCGCAAGCTGATCTCGGCCATCGAGAAGGCGATCCAGAACTCGGACCTGAACCTGAACCCCTCCAACGACGGCATGGTGGTGCGCGTGCCGCTGCCCGAGTTGTCCGAAGAGCGGCGCCGGGACCTCGTCAAGCACGTGCACAAGCTGGCCGAGGAAGGCCGCGTGGCCGTGCGCAACGTGCGGCGCGACATGAACGAGCATCTCAAAAAGGCCCTCAAGGCCAGCGAGATCTCCGAGGACGACGAGCACCGCCTCTTGAAGGAAGTCCAGGACCTCACCGACCAGCACATCAAGAAAGTCGACGAGCTGGTGCGCGTGAAGGAAACGGACATCATGGCCGTTTAG